In Silene latifolia isolate original U9 population chromosome X, ASM4854445v1, whole genome shotgun sequence, the following proteins share a genomic window:
- the LOC141620658 gene encoding cysteine-rich receptor-like protein kinase 15: MASTLVLAFVVVFLLHMGHSSGFGESYLASKCKGTGNNAYGLYLRSLLSGMAEMASTRAYYATNTSGHGSEVVYGSYLCRGDISPNECKSCVSNSIDHLRVQCRKSKKGVIWSETCMVRYSDNSFLGIVVEDESVYKSSKRKMVTNQIAYINLAWNLFQNMAEEFYSQMNVPATKTKYFGYHVATIDVSYAAKVYAMAQCTPDLSPYDCRKCLQVLTDDIPALCSGSISCYMLNPSCNARYEPYAFSDTFPGSSPPPPSHDQSNTPAQSLKRKTSLVLGIVIPLSIGLGILIISSLIYLHRKRREATTYGDLDDFGSLRSMIFTYASVKRATSNFAEVNKVGQGGFGEVYKGKLSNGEVVAIKRLARNSGQGLDQFKNEVMLLAKLQHKNLVKLIGFCISKTERVLIYEFLPNSSLDRILFDRPRRASLEWESRFRIIIGVAKAVLYLHEDSRLKIIHRDLKPSNILLDHQMNPKVADLGLARLFNDDQSQSDTNGIVGTPGYMAPEYARQGKISAKSDVYSLGIVILEIISGQRNGFSDQQQDDEGLIPRAWRLWTEGAVLDLLDSSLPTYSHEQVALCIQIALLCMQQEPNQRPTMMSIVVALNGDTATSLPVPNVPLCFATVSEPTTGPTMASILAALREESLLVPEIQTASD; this comes from the exons ATGGCTTCGACATTAGTATTAGCATTTGTTGTAGTATTCTTGCTACATATGGGACATTCAAGCGGTTTCGGTGAATCTTACCTCGCTAGCAAATGCAAAGGCACGGGAAACAACGCTTACGGTCTTTACTTAAGAAGTCTTCTTTCGGGTATGGCTGAGATGGCAAGTACGAGAGCTTACTACGCTACCAACACCTCGGGCCATGGCAGTGAGGTGGTCTACGGGTCGTACTTGTGTCGCGGAGACATAAGTCCTAACGAGTGCAAGAGTTGTGTCTCAAATTCCATTGACCACTTGCGCGTACAATGTAGAAAATCTAAGAAAGGCGTTATATGGTCCGAAACATGCATGGTTCGGTATTCGGACAATTCCTTTCTCGGGATAGTGGTTGAGGATGAAAGTGTGTACAAATCGAGCAAACGTAAAATGGTGACAAATCAAATAGCGTATATAAACTTAGCGTGGAATTTATTTCAAAATATGGCCGAAGAATTCTATTCTCAGATGAACGTCCCCGCAACAAAGACGAAGTATTTCGGGTACCATGTCGCTACGATAGATGTAAGCTACGCTGCCAAGGTCTACGCCATGGCCCAATGCACACCCGATTTGTCGCCGTATGACTGTCGAAAATGTCTTCAGGTACTAACAGATGACATTCCAGCCCTATGCTCGGGAAGCATAAGTTGTTACATGTTAAATCCGTCATGCAATGCCCGTTACGAGCCTTATGCGTTCTCGGATACGTTTCCTGGTAGTTCACCACCACCTCCATCTCACGACCAGTCCAACACTCCAGCACAAA GTTTGAAGAGGAAAACATCATTGGTGCTTGGAATTGTTATCCCGTTGTCAATCGGATTGGGAATATTGATCATTTCTTCCCTTATTTATCTGCACCGAAAAAGGCGTGAAGCAACAACATATG GGGACTTGGATGACTTTGGTAGCCTAAGATCTATGATATTTACTTATGCGAGTGTTAAAAGAGCGACGAGTAACTTCGCAGAGGTAAACAAAGTTGGACAAGGTGGGTTCGGAGAGGTATACAAG GGAAAACTTTCAAATGGTGAAGTGGTGGCAATAAAAAGGCTCGCAAGAAACTCTGGACAAGGGTTAGATCAGTTCAAGAATGAAGTCATGTTACTTGCAAAGCTACAACATAAAAATTTGGTGAAGTTGATTGGATTCTGCATCTCAAAAACCGAAAGAGTCTTAATCTACGAGTTCTTACCAAACTCGAGTCTCGATCGCATTCTTTTCG Atc GCCCAAGGCGAGCTAGTCTAGAATGGGAATCTCGATTCAGAATTATCATAGGGGTTGCAAAGGCGGTTTTGTATCTACATGAAGATTCACGACTTAAGATCATTCACCGTGATCTGAAACCAAGCAACATCCTCCTTGATCATCAAATGAACCCTAAAGTTGCCGATCTTGGCCTTGCCAGATTATTTAATGATGATCAATCACAATCTGACACAAACGGGATCGTAGGGACTCC AGGCTACATGGCTCCTGAATACGCAAGACAAGGCAAGATCTCAGCAAAGTCCGATGTATATAGTCTAGGAATCGTGATTCTCGAAATCATAAGTGGTCAAAGAAACGGCTTCTCTGACCAACAACAAGACGATGAAGGTCTAATACCCCGC GCATGGAGGTTGTGGACGGAGGGTGCAGTTTTGGACTTGCTAGATTCTTCGTTACCGACTTATTCGCATGAGCAAGTGGCATTATGCATACAGATTGCTCTACTATGCATGCAGCAAGAGCCAAACCAAAGACCTACAATGATGTCAATAGTAGTTGCGTTGAACGGAGACACTGCCACTAGCTTGCCTGTGCCGAATGTTCCCCTTTGCTTTGCTACCGTTTCTGAGCCTACCACCGGTCCAACAATGGCATCAATACTAGCTGCTTTAAGAGAAGAGAGTTTGTTGGTACCAGAAATACAAACTGCATCAGATTAG